A single window of Sporosarcina sp. FSL W7-1349 DNA harbors:
- a CDS encoding helix-turn-helix domain-containing protein yields MHFGQQFREYREEYIHIRQKEAAYKLNITPETLSNYERSERGFPQDLMAVAKRVFDIPDDYFLAMVLGEPLKSVRADKDDRAQQTNELKERYMDSFVDRHRQLFEESAELREFVTLLATLTEKDRRDFLNANKKMLELIFKRNKNREAD; encoded by the coding sequence ATGCATTTCGGACAACAATTCAGGGAATACAGGGAAGAATATATACATATACGGCAGAAAGAAGCTGCTTACAAGTTGAACATCACGCCGGAAACCTTATCGAACTACGAACGGAGCGAGCGAGGGTTTCCACAGGATTTGATGGCGGTCGCCAAAAGGGTTTTTGACATCCCGGATGATTATTTTCTCGCCATGGTCTTGGGAGAACCTTTGAAATCCGTACGCGCGGATAAAGATGACCGGGCCCAGCAAACCAATGAATTGAAAGAACGCTATATGGATAGTTTTGTCGACAGGCATCGACAACTTTTTGAAGAATCTGCCGAGTTACGTGAATTTGTTACACTGCTCGCCACTCTGACCGAAAAAGATCGGCGAGATTTCCTGAATGCGAATAAAAAAATGTTGGAGTTGATTTTTAAACGGAACAAAAACCGGGAAGCGGATTAA